A window of uncultured Gellertiella sp. genomic DNA:
CCCCTCCCGGGCTTTGATTCCACTACCCTTCACGCCGAGGCCGCCGTCGCCTTCGCGCTGCACCATCACGCGGCAAAGCACGGGGTTGCCGCCTGACAGGGTGAAATCGCCAGCTTGCGTGCAAGCTTCGGTTTGCCCCGGCCGCAGAATCCGGCAGACCTTTTCCCGGGAATGATTTCAGCGGGGAAAGAGCGGAGATGGACGAACAACCGGCATCGCGGGCAGCACTGGACGGCGAAATCGGCATTCTCGCGCGCCGCCGCATCGAGGCCGGGATCATAAAGCCGATCTATGCGGAAATGGTGGCAGCACTCGGCGAGGAACAGGCAAGGTCCATTCTCGACACCGCCATCCGCAAGGCGGCAATCAGGGCAGGCGCGGATTTTGCCGCCAAGACCCCCGGCGGCACCAATCTCCGCACGTTTCAGGAGTTGCAGGATCTCTGGACCCAGGACGATGCGCTGGTGATCGACGTGGTCAAGGCAACCGACACCGAGTTTCACTACACCGTCAGGCGCTGCCGCTATGCCGAGACCTATCGCGAGATGGGGCTTGGCGACATCGGCCATCTCCTCTCCTGCAACCGCGACGGCGTGTTCTGCACCGGCTACGATCCGCGCATCAAACTGTCGCGCACCAAGACGCTGATGCAGGGCGATGACTGCTGCAATTTCGAGTACAGGCTCGAGGAATAGACCTTAAGGATCGGGGTGGGAGGAGGTCAGACCTTCTGCCCGCAGGCCCGGCAAAAGCGCCGTACGGTTTCGGCCATGCCATATTCCAGCGCGTCGGCGGTAAGGCCGTGGCCGATGGAGACTTCGGCAAGGTACGGCATGCGCGCCGCCAGGGCCGGGAGATTGGCGACCGTCAGGTCGTGCCCGGCATTGACACCGAGCCCCAGCGCATGGGCGGCATCCGCCGTTGCGCCGAGCAGCCCGATTTCCCGCAAGGCCCGCTCGGGATGGTCGAAACAGCCACCGTAAGGTCCGGTATAGAGCTCGATCCGGTCGGTGCCGGTTTCCCTTGCGTGCGCCACGGCCTCTGCATCACCATCGCCATCGGCAAATAGCGAGACCCGCATGCCGCCCGCCTTCAGCCGGGACACGACCCGCTTCAGCATCTCGCCATGGGCGCAAAAATCCCAGCCATGGTCGGAGGTCGCCTGGGCGGGATCGTCGGGCACCAGGGTCACCTGTTCGGGCTGGCTGCGCTCGCACAGCGCCAGGAAATCCTCGCTCGGATAGCCCTCGATATTGAATTCGGCATGCGGAAACTCGTCGTCGATCAAGGCCCGGATCTCGGGCAGATCGGAAAAGCGGATATGCCGCTGGTCGGGACGCGGATGGACGGTCAGGCCCGAAGCACCCGCCTTCAGGGCAATCCGGCCAAGATCGGTGACGCTCGGCCAGGGAAGATCCCGGCGGTTGCGAAGCATCGCGATGGCATTCAGATTGACGGACAGTGAGGCAGGCATGGTTTTCTTCCCGTTTGCAACGCAGTATCCCGAACAATGTTCTATGGACGCGGTTCTTTTAGGCGAGATTGAACCCCAAAGCCAACGCCTTTGGCAAATAATTGCATCAGCATCGCTGATCTGAATGATTTCGGCTTTTCAACGCAGTAGTTGGTGCAGCCTCGCTTACAGCCGAACTGACTAATAAAGAGGGGTCATAAGTTATAGTTACATAAAATCAGAAACCGGCTAGATTGGCAGCATCAGTACAAGCGTATCTCAGATGAATGAGAAGAGTATCCCGAAAGGGTTGTCTGGCTCAGAGAAACGAGTGTCTGGTCGTGTCCACTCCCCCGCCCCCAGGTTGTGGTGACATCGAGATGCCAAGGTGCATGGCTATCCCCGGTCTGCACGAATGGAGGTACAGCATGAATGATATTCCGGCGCGATCCCGTGATCGTGACAATGCGGGCAGCTTGCAGGCAGAACAAGCTGGCTATTTGCCGCTGGTCAGACTACCCGACGACCTTCCTGAAGGACCAGTTGCCATTGCAGACATGGCAAATGCCTTTGGGGTGACCCACCGAACGCTCCATTTCTACGAAGAAAAACAGCTGATCCGGGCGGGCCGATTTGGCCTGATGCGCGTCTATTCCCCTTATGACGTGCATCGCATGGCCATTATTACCCTTGCCCGCGAAATTGGAATGCCGATTGCCGTGATTCAGGAACTTATGGCGGACCTGAAGCAAGCCGAAAGCCAGGAACAGGCCGAGGCGATTTTCCACGACTACCTGATGGTGCGCAAACGTGAACTGATATCAGGCCTGTCCACCGTGCATCGCCAGATGCAGCAGATCACCCATCTGATCGATCACGATGACGAGGGCGGGGAGGCAGGCAATGACAACCTGCCCGAAAATGACAGCCTGAGCCCGCTGGAGATGCAATGCCTGGAACTGATGGCGGAAGGCCTTTCCCCCATCCGGCTCGCCCGCACCATGGCGATGGAGCAAGGCGAAGCCGCCGCGATAGAAGACGGCGTCATTCGCAAGTTCAACGCCAACAACCGCTTCCAGGCCGTTGCGAAAGCAGTGCTTCTCGGCATCCTGAAATAGCGGCGGGCAGGTCTGCCGCTCCCCGGTGGACCTGCTTTTCATCACGAGCATCTTTCAAGCACGACGAGCTTCAGCACATTAACATCGACGCAGGCAGCCACCACATCAGCGCCACCCGTTTCGGCCCGGAAAAGCGCACGGCACTTCTCCTGCATGGCGGCGGGCAATCATGCTCGCAGGAGATCCATCCCTTAGAGTTTGTCAGGGAAAAGTGGAATCCGGTTTTCCCGAAAAGACAAACGAAAACAAAGGGCACTAGAGTCTGTCTGGTTCAATAAGAACCTGACAGACTCTAAGGCAGGATCTCGCGGCGCGTGGCATCGGCACATTGGCGGTTGATCATCGCGGACATGGCAGGACGGGTGGGGATGTCGGCCAGTCCAGCCTGAAGACCCGCGTTGACGAGGTGCTGGCAACGCACAACCACATCCAGCCCCGCAACCTGCTCGGCTCGGTCGCCATGAGCATGGGCGGACATGTGTCTCTCAAACTGCAGCAGGTCCTGCATTTCGACAGCTTCGTGCTCATCGCCCTCGCCGTCTACAGTTCTGCTGCCTATGAATTGCCCTTCGGCCACGGCTTCACCGAAAAGATCAGGGAGCCGGAAAGCTGGCGGGACAGCGATGTATGGACCATTCTCCGGTCTTTTTCCGGCCGGTTGCTGACCGTGATCGGCTGAGACGACAGGGTCATCCGGGCAGATGTTGTGGATACTCCGGCGCTCGGCATCAGGGGCACCGCAACAATTCCTGGACCTCGAAGGCATTGATCATTTTGTCATGAGCCGATTGCGCCAGGGCGATCCGGCCCGTCTGCGCCATGTGCTCGACAGCATGGCCGCAACGCCAGCCGGTGAATCATGGGGAAATGCCCAGACCGCATAGAACGGCTCCGGTCATGACCTGAAGCCGTTCACCCGTCCGCCCCCTGCCCGACTGCAATCCTCCGGCCCGTCACCCGAACACATAGGGTGGCGGCCAGGACTGGCGTTCTGCGAGGCAGGCATGCCGCATAAAGGCTGCTGTTTTCACCCAGGGACCGGCGGGATCGGGGAAGGTTTCCCCCGCATCGCTCGGCGGCAGGTAATTGCCGTGTCCATAGCCCTGCCCGCCATTTTCGCCGGGCGGGATTTGCCAGGGACGGGGAACCCTGCGGCTGGCCGCATCCGGCCCGGTCCGCCCCAGCGCCGGTTTGCCGGACTGCGGGCCGGGGGTGAACCAGCCTCCGAAGAAATCTCCTGCCGGAAAGGCGAGACGCAATACCTCGTCCCTTTCGGAGGCGAGAACCACCGGGCGGGCAATCTTGGCCGCGGCTGCCGCATATTCCCGGATCAGGCAGTCATTGTTGATCGCGCCCGCCGTCAGGCACACCATATCGACGGGAAGCTTCAGCCACCGCACGGTCTCCAGCACCAGCCTTGCCCCGAGACTGTGGCTGATCAGTGAGACATCCACGACATCCCGCAGGTTTTCATTGCAAAACCCGGCAAGATACTTGCCACAGGTGACACTGGTCGCGCCTTCGAACGGGTAATTGACCGCCGGTATCCAGAAATCACCCGGCCAGAGCACCACGACAAATGCATAAACCTGCGGCAGCTGCAATTGCGCCTCAAGCCGTGCGAGTGCGCATTGCCCCTCGCTCTGGTTGACATTGAAGCCATGGGTGGCAAAGACCAGCCTGAGGCCGCGCAAACGGGCCTTGATCTGAGAAGCCGGTATTTCCCGGGCCGGGAAAACCTCCTCTGCTCCGCCTTCATAAAGCACCGGTTTGCGAATGGAGCCGCTGGTATGGGCGGTCCGCATGCTGAGGAACAGCGTCATCAGCCCTGTCCCCTGGCGACCTTCAGGGCCTGCACGGCCGCAGTAAGAGCAGAGGCGAGGTCCTTGGAGATCGGCGCAATCGGCGTGGCGAGCAGACCGACAAGGACCGCCAGGCCGAGATCCTTGCCGTCCTGACCATTGATCATCAGGCTGCCGGTCAGGGCGAGCCCGACGGAAACCGCGACCGCGGCGGCCTTCGATCCGTTCCGGTAGAACTGGTCTGCCCGCTCATAGGCAGCGTCAAGCTGCACATCGACAATGGCATCGAAGCGCGACAGCAGATTGAAATCCTCTTCCGAAAGCTTCTCGCCGCGATAGGCCCTGCCCGCCGCACCGGCAAAGGCAGCGGGATCGATGCCCGGCGCAGCCCGTGCAACTTCCGCCGCATTGGAAGGCGTCACGCCCAGCCTTATCATGGATTTGGTCGCCGCCTTCTGGTCCGCCTTTGCAACACTGTTGATCCAGTTGGCAAAGACGGTCGCGAGCGGGTCCGCCCGGTTGACCTCGGCAAGTGCCGGCAGATAGGGCTGCAACGCCTGCTTCAGATAGCCGTAGCCCATGCGGGAAGCGCCGCCATAGGCCATCTTGGAGGCATCCACCAGACCAAAGGACGCCGTTCCAAGCGCCGCGATGGCAGCAATGAGCGTGGGAATATCGGCAGGCATCGGCATGGCTTCATCCTCACAAGCTTTTAATGCGAAGGGATCGGCACTGCATGCAAGACAAGAAGTGACCGGAGCCACAGACCAAATGTAAACACAGCCTTAACGAGATGACAAGCAAAGATTGCAGGACAATCCGGAATATCTGCCCGCCCGGCGATGTCACCGCACGATGGTCAGCGTCTCCGCCGCGCGGGTAATCGCGGTGTAGAGCCAGCGTTCGCGGCTGTCGCGGAAGGCCCAGCTTTCGTCGAAGAGGACGACATTGTTCCATTGCGAGCCCTGCGCCTTGTGCACGGTCAGCGCGTAGCCATAGTCGAATTCGTCATAACGCTTGCGGGTCGCCCAGGGGATTTCGCCCTCGACATTTTCAAAGGCGGCCTTCAGCAGCTTGATCTTGGCCGCGCCCCGGTCCATGTCGTCGTCTTCGGGCTTGATCATCAGGTTGATGCCCGGCTTCACCGTCTCGCGCGACGAACTCATCACCTGCCAGAGCGAGCCGTTGAGCAATCCCTTGGCGGGGTCGTTGCGCAGGCAGACGAGCTTGTCGCCGGATTGCGGATAATCGGAGGAAAAGCCCTTCAGTTCCCGCAGCCGCTGGTTATAGCGCCGCCGGGTCTTGTTGGTGCCGACAAGCACCTGGTCGGCTTCGAGCACCAGTTCCTGGGTGACCTCGTTGCGGCCGATGATCCGCACCGAGCCATAATCGCCCTGCATCAACTCCTTGCCCTCGCGTACATGCATGGCAATGCTGATGATCGGATTGTCGCGCGCCTGCCGGTGGATGTCGGTCAGCAGGTAATCCGGTTCCTGATTGGTGAAATAGCCGCCGCCCGAGACCGGCGGCAGCTGGCCGGGATCACCGAGCACCAGAATGGGGGTGCCGAAGCTCGTCAGGTCCTTGCCGAGCTGTTCGTCGACCATCGAACATTCGTCGATGACGATAAGCGCCGCCTTGGCCAGCGGGCTCTGGCGGTTGATCGAAAACATCGGCGCGATCTGGGTCTTGCCGGTTTCCTCGTTCTCCACCTCTTCCTCGCCGCGCGGGCGATAGATCAGCGAGTGGATGGTGCGGGCATTGCTGGCCCCGCGCGACCGCAGCACCTGCGCCGCCTTGCCGGTGAAGGCCGCAAACAGCACCTCGCCATCCACATGTTCGGCAAAATGCCGGGCAAGCGTCGTCTTGCC
This region includes:
- a CDS encoding L-2-amino-thiazoline-4-carboxylic acid hydrolase, yielding MDEQPASRAALDGEIGILARRRIEAGIIKPIYAEMVAALGEEQARSILDTAIRKAAIRAGADFAAKTPGGTNLRTFQELQDLWTQDDALVIDVVKATDTEFHYTVRRCRYAETYREMGLGDIGHLLSCNRDGVFCTGYDPRIKLSRTKTLMQGDDCCNFEYRLEE
- a CDS encoding pyridoxine 5'-phosphate synthase yields the protein MPASLSVNLNAIAMLRNRRDLPWPSVTDLGRIALKAGASGLTVHPRPDQRHIRFSDLPEIRALIDDEFPHAEFNIEGYPSEDFLALCERSQPEQVTLVPDDPAQATSDHGWDFCAHGEMLKRVVSRLKAGGMRVSLFADGDGDAEAVAHARETGTDRIELYTGPYGGCFDHPERALREIGLLGATADAAHALGLGVNAGHDLTVANLPALAARMPYLAEVSIGHGLTADALEYGMAETVRRFCRACGQKV
- a CDS encoding MerR family transcriptional regulator, coding for MSTPPPPGCGDIEMPRCMAIPGLHEWRYSMNDIPARSRDRDNAGSLQAEQAGYLPLVRLPDDLPEGPVAIADMANAFGVTHRTLHFYEEKQLIRAGRFGLMRVYSPYDVHRMAIITLAREIGMPIAVIQELMADLKQAESQEQAEAIFHDYLMVRKRELISGLSTVHRQMQQITHLIDHDDEGGEAGNDNLPENDSLSPLEMQCLELMAEGLSPIRLARTMAMEQGEAAAIEDGVIRKFNANNRFQAVAKAVLLGILK
- a CDS encoding alpha/beta hydrolase; the encoded protein is MTLFLSMRTAHTSGSIRKPVLYEGGAEEVFPAREIPASQIKARLRGLRLVFATHGFNVNQSEGQCALARLEAQLQLPQVYAFVVVLWPGDFWIPAVNYPFEGATSVTCGKYLAGFCNENLRDVVDVSLISHSLGARLVLETVRWLKLPVDMVCLTAGAINNDCLIREYAAAAAKIARPVVLASERDEVLRLAFPAGDFFGGWFTPGPQSGKPALGRTGPDAASRRVPRPWQIPPGENGGQGYGHGNYLPPSDAGETFPDPAGPWVKTAAFMRHACLAERQSWPPPYVFG
- a CDS encoding ATP-dependent RecD-like DNA helicase yields the protein MQFAPQQDEALKAVSKWLKEGRSPVFRLFGYAGTGKTTLARHFAEHVDGEVLFAAFTGKAAQVLRSRGASNARTIHSLIYRPRGEEEVENEETGKTQIAPMFSINRQSPLAKAALIVIDECSMVDEQLGKDLTSFGTPILVLGDPGQLPPVSGGGYFTNQEPDYLLTDIHRQARDNPIISIAMHVREGKELMQGDYGSVRIIGRNEVTQELVLEADQVLVGTNKTRRRYNQRLRELKGFSSDYPQSGDKLVCLRNDPAKGLLNGSLWQVMSSSRETVKPGINLMIKPEDDDMDRGAAKIKLLKAAFENVEGEIPWATRKRYDEFDYGYALTVHKAQGSQWNNVVLFDESWAFRDSRERWLYTAITRAAETLTIVR